In the genome of Desulfofarcimen acetoxidans DSM 771, one region contains:
- the gpr gene encoding GPR endopeptidase: MISECCKTFGINLDLAVEAHELLRGQTGQEIPGVTVNKEQYTFASVTTVKITEKSAEALMGKPCGNYITVEAPVIRENNRQAHHEVAKILSKHLGQIINLSQDASVLLIGLGNWNATPDALGPTVVKYSLVTRHLHNYAPEELHGGMRCVSALAPGVLGITGIETAEIIKGVVDKIKPDLIIAIDSLAARNVNRISTTIQLADTGINPGSGVGNTRKGINQETMGVRVIAIGVPTVVHAAIIVQDTFNQIFESISENPGLAQNFNINPEIVQQATGKVLEPFAGNLMVTPREVDDLIKETAKIIAGAISMSLHSSITADDYSLYLQ; encoded by the coding sequence TTGATTTCAGAGTGCTGTAAAACTTTCGGCATCAATTTAGATCTGGCCGTAGAAGCTCATGAATTGCTGCGTGGACAAACAGGGCAAGAAATTCCAGGAGTAACGGTGAACAAAGAGCAATATACCTTTGCATCGGTAACAACTGTAAAAATAACTGAAAAATCAGCGGAAGCATTAATGGGCAAACCCTGCGGTAACTATATTACCGTAGAAGCTCCTGTTATACGCGAAAACAACCGCCAGGCTCACCATGAGGTAGCTAAGATTCTGTCTAAACATTTAGGACAAATAATTAATTTATCTCAAGACGCATCCGTCTTATTAATTGGATTGGGCAACTGGAATGCTACTCCCGACGCCCTGGGGCCAACAGTTGTAAAATACAGTCTGGTGACCAGACATCTCCATAACTATGCGCCGGAAGAACTGCACGGGGGCATGCGATGTGTTAGTGCTTTGGCACCGGGAGTCTTAGGTATCACAGGGATTGAAACAGCGGAAATAATTAAAGGCGTGGTAGATAAAATTAAACCTGATTTAATAATAGCTATAGATTCTCTGGCCGCTCGCAATGTGAACAGAATCAGCACTACCATTCAACTGGCAGATACAGGCATAAATCCAGGTTCGGGTGTGGGTAATACAAGAAAAGGCATCAACCAGGAAACAATGGGTGTACGCGTTATAGCAATAGGGGTACCTACAGTTGTTCATGCAGCTATCATAGTTCAGGACACCTTCAACCAGATTTTTGAGAGTATCAGTGAAAACCCCGGTCTAGCGCAAAACTTCAACATTAACCCGGAAATTGTGCAACAAGCAACCGGCAAAGTTTTAGAACCTTTTGCAGGCAATCTTATGGTAACACCTCGAGAAGTAGATGATTTAATTAAGGAAACAGCTAAGATAATTGCAGGTGCAATATCTATGTCACTTCATTCCTCCATAACCGCAGATGACTACAGTTTATATCTTCAATAA
- the rsmD gene encoding 16S rRNA (guanine(966)-N(2))-methyltransferase RsmD, whose amino-acid sequence MVLNLVLRGGFQIRVISGSVKGRRLKSPGNLKIRPTADRVKEALFNIIRDRVPGSIFLDLFAGTGNIGIEALSRGASMVVFVEQHYKTIQLIKENLGLTGFNDYATLLKGNIPSCFSSLGAMSYKYDLIFMDPPYLKDLINCALSGIDEYDLLLPGGQAIVECSKLEDLPLEVNKLRLIRQEKYGDTILGFYMDI is encoded by the coding sequence ATGGTTTTGAATCTTGTCTTACGGGGAGGGTTTCAAATCCGTGTTATATCAGGATCAGTTAAGGGCAGACGCTTAAAATCTCCAGGAAATTTGAAAATTAGACCGACAGCTGATCGAGTAAAAGAAGCACTTTTTAATATAATCAGAGACAGGGTACCGGGCAGTATTTTTCTTGATTTATTTGCAGGTACAGGAAATATAGGAATTGAGGCATTAAGCCGTGGGGCTTCTATGGTTGTTTTTGTTGAGCAGCACTATAAAACCATACAGCTGATAAAAGAAAATTTGGGTTTGACTGGTTTCAATGATTATGCTACCTTGTTAAAGGGAAACATTCCTTCTTGTTTTAGCAGTTTGGGTGCAATGTCTTATAAATATGATTTGATTTTTATGGATCCGCCTTATTTGAAGGATTTAATAAATTGTGCTTTATCTGGAATAGATGAATATGATTTATTGCTTCCAGGTGGACAGGCTATTGTGGAGTGCAGTAAACTGGAGGATTTACCCCTAGAGGTTAATAAATTGCGGCTAATACGACAGGAAAAATACGGAGATACGATATTAGGCTTTTATATGGATATCTAA
- the coaD gene encoding pantetheine-phosphate adenylyltransferase — protein MRIGVYPGSFDPVTNGHLDVIERAALLFDRVIVAVSRNVSKNPLFTVSERVATLQQVLIPYYNVVVDSFDGLTAFYARQQGAQAIIRGLRAISDFETEFMMALTNKKIVSSVETVFLMTRAEYSFISSSAVKELASFGGCVETMVPPLVEQKLREKFAFKVKGEG, from the coding sequence TTGCGGATTGGGGTATATCCGGGCAGTTTTGATCCGGTAACCAACGGCCATCTGGATGTTATTGAAAGGGCAGCTTTGCTATTTGATCGTGTAATTGTTGCTGTGTCTAGGAATGTAAGTAAAAATCCTCTTTTTACCGTTTCCGAGCGAGTCGCGACTTTGCAGCAGGTGCTCATACCTTATTATAATGTGGTGGTGGATTCTTTTGACGGGCTTACAGCTTTTTATGCCAGACAGCAGGGGGCGCAAGCTATAATAAGAGGATTGCGAGCCATATCAGATTTTGAGACAGAGTTTATGATGGCCTTAACAAATAAAAAAATTGTTTCTTCTGTGGAGACTGTGTTTTTGATGACGAGAGCAGAGTATTCATTTATTAGTTCGTCAGCGGTAAAAGAACTGGCCTCGTTTGGTGGTTGTGTGGAAACCATGGTTCCCCCGCTGGTTGAGCAGAAACTTAGAGAGAAGTTTGCTTTCAAAGTTAAAGGGGAGGGATAG
- a CDS encoding acetate/propionate family kinase, protein MKVLVMNCGSSSLKYQLLDMTTENLLAKGLVERIGIAGSFLTHEPTGKDKVRIETEMPTHTVAIKLVLDALINAEHGVIGDMKEIDAVGHRVVHGGETFTDSAIVTEEIMKAIVDCKELAPLHNPANIMGIEACQELMPDTPQVAVFDTAFHQTMPEASYIYGIPYEYYEKYKIRRYGFHGTSHKYVAQRAAVMLGKDPSEVKVITCHLGNGASIAAVKNGKVVDTSMGFTPLEGLVMGTRCGSIDSAILPFLMEKEGLSGKEIDNILNKKSGMLGISGISSDMRDIGQAMSDGNHKAQIALEVYAHYVRKYIGSYAAVMNGVDAIVFTAGIGENAIDLRAMICEGLQFLGTELDPVKNDVRGKEVNMAKDGSKVAILLIPTNEELVIARDTKVLCG, encoded by the coding sequence ATGAAAGTACTGGTAATGAACTGTGGTTCCTCATCCTTAAAGTATCAACTACTGGACATGACTACCGAAAACCTGCTGGCTAAAGGCCTGGTTGAAAGAATTGGAATCGCCGGTTCTTTTTTAACTCATGAACCCACCGGTAAAGATAAGGTGCGAATTGAAACGGAAATGCCCACCCATACAGTAGCTATTAAGCTGGTGCTGGATGCATTGATTAATGCAGAGCATGGTGTAATCGGCGATATGAAAGAAATTGACGCAGTAGGTCACAGGGTAGTACATGGCGGAGAGACTTTTACTGATTCAGCAATCGTTACTGAAGAAATTATGAAAGCTATAGTTGACTGCAAAGAACTGGCTCCTTTACACAACCCGGCTAATATCATGGGAATTGAAGCCTGTCAAGAATTGATGCCCGATACACCGCAAGTTGCAGTTTTCGATACTGCTTTTCACCAAACTATGCCAGAAGCTTCCTACATCTACGGCATTCCTTACGAATATTATGAAAAGTATAAAATACGCCGTTACGGTTTCCACGGTACCTCGCATAAATATGTGGCTCAAAGAGCGGCTGTTATGCTGGGAAAAGACCCTTCCGAAGTCAAGGTTATTACCTGTCACTTGGGCAACGGCGCCAGTATTGCTGCTGTGAAAAATGGTAAGGTAGTTGACACTTCGATGGGCTTCACCCCACTGGAAGGACTGGTTATGGGTACCCGCTGCGGTTCCATTGATTCAGCTATACTGCCCTTTTTGATGGAAAAAGAAGGTCTTTCCGGAAAAGAAATCGATAACATCTTGAACAAAAAATCAGGTATGCTGGGTATATCGGGTATTTCCTCAGATATGAGGGACATCGGTCAAGCTATGAGTGATGGCAACCACAAAGCCCAAATAGCTCTGGAGGTTTATGCCCACTATGTACGTAAATATATCGGTTCTTACGCAGCTGTTATGAACGGCGTAGATGCTATCGTATTCACCGCTGGTATTGGTGAAAATGCTATAGACCTGCGTGCCATGATTTGTGAAGGACTTCAATTCTTAGGAACCGAACTGGATCCGGTTAAAAACGATGTAAGGGGTAAAGAAGTAAACATGGCCAAGGACGGTTCAAAAGTAGCCATTCTTCTCATTCCTACCAATGAGGAGTTGGTTATCGCCCGCGATACCAAAGTATTATGCGGCTAG
- the pta gene encoding phosphate acetyltransferase: protein MNLLDQIKARAKANPQTIVLPESEDERTIKAAEAIIKEGIAKVTLLGNVDTVKTSAASLGVSLDGIGIVDPATTDKMTEYAEKLAEIRKSKGMTADEAKALLLNPLYFGAMMVKLGEADGMVAGAINTTGDVLRPALQIIKTSPGISTVSSCFVMIMPTAEYGQEGVMIFADCAVNPNPNAEQMAEIAYASAQSAKSIANITEPKVGMLSFSTKGSAKHELVSKVQEATKIAKERYADLVVDGEFQADAAIVAKVGASKAPGSEVAGKCNVLVFPDLQAGNIGYKLVQRLAGAEAIGPVLQGIAKPVNDLSRGCSVEDIVNVTAITVCQAQATK from the coding sequence GTGAATCTGTTGGATCAAATTAAAGCCAGAGCCAAAGCTAACCCACAGACTATTGTACTGCCCGAATCAGAAGATGAAAGAACAATTAAGGCAGCAGAAGCCATTATCAAAGAAGGTATTGCCAAAGTAACATTATTAGGTAATGTTGATACTGTAAAAACATCAGCCGCCAGCCTGGGCGTAAGCTTAGATGGCATTGGCATTGTAGACCCGGCAACCACTGATAAAATGACCGAATATGCCGAAAAACTGGCAGAAATCCGTAAATCAAAGGGTATGACAGCTGATGAAGCCAAAGCCTTACTATTAAATCCCCTTTATTTCGGAGCCATGATGGTCAAGCTGGGTGAAGCTGACGGTATGGTGGCAGGCGCTATAAACACTACAGGAGATGTATTAAGACCGGCTTTACAAATAATTAAAACCTCCCCAGGCATCTCAACAGTATCAAGCTGCTTTGTTATGATTATGCCTACTGCAGAATATGGACAAGAAGGTGTAATGATTTTTGCTGACTGTGCTGTCAATCCCAACCCTAATGCGGAACAAATGGCTGAAATTGCTTATGCCTCAGCTCAATCGGCCAAGTCTATCGCTAACATAACTGAACCCAAAGTAGGCATGCTTTCCTTCTCTACAAAAGGCAGTGCAAAACACGAACTGGTAAGCAAAGTCCAGGAAGCTACCAAAATTGCTAAAGAAAGATATGCTGATCTGGTGGTGGACGGTGAATTCCAGGCTGACGCCGCTATTGTCGCTAAAGTTGGAGCATCCAAAGCACCTGGCAGTGAGGTTGCGGGGAAATGCAACGTGCTGGTATTCCCTGATCTGCAGGCAGGCAATATTGGCTACAAATTAGTCCAGCGATTAGCCGGCGCCGAAGCTATCGGACCTGTTTTACAGGGTATTGCCAAGCCGGTAAACGATCTGTCACGCGGTTGCAGCGTTGAAGACATTGTTAACGTAACAGCTATTACAGTTTGTCAGGCACAGGCAACTAAATAA
- the ylbJ gene encoding sporulation integral membrane protein YlbJ, whose translation MLIFITIFAIAVMSVLTIKYAFPSRKYTNHSGKIFWTACSIFFIIAMILQPQIVYEGSVKGLKTWFEIVLPSLLPFFIASELLMAFGVVHFMGILLEPVMRPVFNLPGSGSFVLAIGFTSGFPIGAMVTAKLRQEKLCTRIEAERLICFTNNSSPLFMLVAVAVGMFNKPELGLVIAGAHYLASLTLGICLRFYSRNDREAIAPAFSAGNILKRAIRQMLTVQSRENRPVGRIMSDVVKNSVSNLLAIGGFIILFAVLIRIFTNTGLIHLMGDFFGILLIPLGISPELLQSLGTGFWEMTLGTKSVCETTAPLLQKLVAVAIILGWGGLSVHAQVASMIAETDIRILPFVLGRIAHACIAGLYTYILAGYSYGETLALAKPVIAAYGQRTVSLTANLLFSFSLLTLLILLPIALAILLQLLKSMKSFVYK comes from the coding sequence ATGCTTATTTTCATTACTATTTTTGCCATAGCTGTGATGTCCGTATTGACAATTAAATATGCTTTCCCCAGCAGGAAATACACCAATCACTCAGGCAAAATTTTTTGGACAGCATGCAGCATTTTTTTTATTATAGCCATGATACTACAACCGCAAATAGTTTACGAGGGTTCAGTAAAAGGGTTAAAGACCTGGTTTGAAATTGTTCTGCCATCTTTACTGCCCTTTTTCATTGCCTCGGAGTTGTTAATGGCCTTCGGTGTAGTTCATTTCATGGGTATTCTTCTGGAACCTGTGATGCGTCCGGTATTTAACCTGCCGGGTTCAGGTTCATTTGTACTGGCCATCGGTTTTACTTCCGGATTTCCTATCGGTGCTATGGTTACAGCCAAACTGCGCCAGGAAAAACTCTGTACCAGGATTGAAGCTGAGCGTCTTATTTGCTTTACTAATAATTCCAGCCCACTTTTTATGCTGGTTGCTGTTGCAGTAGGAATGTTTAATAAGCCGGAACTGGGACTTGTTATAGCCGGTGCTCACTATTTAGCCAGCTTAACTTTAGGCATATGCCTTAGATTTTACTCAAGAAATGATCGGGAAGCAATTGCCCCGGCTTTTTCGGCAGGAAACATCCTAAAAAGGGCCATTCGCCAGATGTTAACTGTTCAAAGCAGGGAAAACCGTCCTGTAGGAAGAATAATGAGTGACGTAGTAAAAAATTCAGTTTCTAATTTGTTAGCTATCGGTGGATTTATAATTTTGTTTGCTGTTCTCATTCGCATATTTACTAACACAGGGCTCATTCATTTAATGGGAGATTTTTTTGGTATTTTATTGATTCCGTTAGGTATTTCACCGGAACTATTGCAAAGTTTAGGAACCGGTTTTTGGGAAATGACATTAGGAACCAAGTCAGTCTGTGAGACTACAGCGCCCTTATTGCAAAAGCTTGTTGCGGTTGCCATAATTCTCGGTTGGGGAGGGCTTTCAGTTCACGCTCAAGTTGCCAGCATGATCGCTGAAACCGATATCAGAATTTTACCCTTTGTTCTTGGACGTATAGCCCATGCTTGTATTGCAGGTCTCTACACTTATATACTGGCCGGCTACTCCTATGGCGAAACACTGGCTCTGGCAAAACCCGTTATAGCCGCTTACGGGCAGCGGACAGTTTCTCTTACCGCCAACTTACTGTTCTCCTTCTCATTATTAACACTGCTTATCTTGCTACCGATAGCATTGGCTATATTGCTGCAGCTGTTAAAAAGCATGAAATCTTTTGTTTATAAATAA
- a CDS encoding YceD family protein — protein MFLLDTRPLKNSPGLTEKYTWDEEIPVGDVNTGSVVFSGPVMVDVDITNLNGNFVLQGKVKARVLLKCDRCLEEYLFPVETEISEIYRLISEAPVADELDNEDITGFRGDYINIAPELVKSVFLALPMKTICNSECRGLCSTCGNNLNQAKCDCAAINIDPRLAVLKNLLKN, from the coding sequence ATGTTTTTATTGGATACCAGGCCTTTAAAAAATTCTCCTGGCTTAACTGAAAAATATACTTGGGATGAAGAAATTCCCGTTGGTGATGTTAATACTGGCTCAGTTGTTTTTAGCGGACCGGTTATGGTTGATGTAGATATTACCAATTTAAACGGAAATTTTGTATTGCAAGGAAAGGTAAAAGCCAGGGTTTTGTTGAAATGTGATCGTTGTCTGGAAGAATATTTATTCCCTGTAGAGACAGAAATAAGTGAAATTTATCGGTTGATTTCAGAAGCACCGGTTGCTGATGAGCTCGATAATGAGGATATTACAGGCTTTAGAGGTGACTACATTAATATTGCTCCGGAATTGGTTAAGAGTGTTTTTTTGGCCTTGCCGATGAAAACCATATGTAATTCTGAATGCAGGGGATTGTGTTCTACCTGTGGAAATAATCTAAATCAAGCAAAATGTGATTGTGCTGCGATTAATATTGACCCTCGTTTGGCTGTTTTAAAAAATCTGTTAAAAAATTGA
- the rpmF gene encoding 50S ribosomal protein L32 — protein sequence MGLQQNRTSKQKKRSRRAQQKITPPVLVKCPQCHESVKPHYACTACGYYDAKKVVEK from the coding sequence ATGGGATTGCAGCAAAACAGGACTTCCAAGCAAAAAAAGAGATCCCGCAGGGCCCAACAAAAAATTACTCCCCCTGTGCTGGTCAAGTGTCCCCAATGTCATGAGTCGGTTAAGCCTCATTATGCTTGTACTGCTTGTGGATATTATGATGCAAAAAAAGTAGTTGAAAAATAG
- the fapR gene encoding transcription factor FapR, with the protein MVKAVLKKSERQQVLEKYLANNPFLTDEKLAQILGVSIQTVRLDRGELNIPELRQRLKEIARGNDRELRSLSSDELVGELIEMEADQYASSHLSISEDMAFQKTKIARGHHLFAQANSLAVAAIDAEVVLTGTARVSFKRPVYIGELVVARAVVKRKKGQKYLVRVISQVFDEIVLEGDFLVFVMSKEVWPVDENSC; encoded by the coding sequence ATGGTTAAGGCTGTTTTGAAAAAATCGGAGAGGCAACAAGTGTTAGAGAAATATCTGGCTAATAATCCTTTTCTAACGGATGAGAAACTGGCTCAGATTCTGGGTGTTAGCATTCAAACTGTGCGTTTAGACAGAGGTGAGTTGAATATTCCTGAGTTGAGACAGAGACTTAAAGAAATAGCCAGGGGTAATGACAGAGAGTTAAGATCATTAAGCAGCGATGAATTAGTCGGTGAATTAATAGAAATGGAAGCTGATCAATATGCTTCCTCACATCTTAGTATCAGTGAGGATATGGCTTTTCAAAAAACAAAGATTGCTAGGGGACATCATTTGTTTGCTCAGGCTAATTCTCTGGCCGTAGCTGCTATAGATGCGGAAGTAGTATTAACAGGTACAGCCAGAGTGAGCTTTAAAAGACCTGTGTATATAGGAGAATTGGTAGTTGCCAGGGCAGTGGTTAAGCGAAAAAAGGGTCAGAAATATTTGGTAAGGGTTATATCCCAAGTTTTTGATGAAATAGTCCTTGAAGGAGATTTCCTGGTTTTTGTCATGTCTAAGGAGGTTTGGCCGGTAGATGAAAATAGCTGTTGA
- the plsX gene encoding phosphate acyltransferase PlsX: MKIAVDAMGGDFAPREIVQGAVQAVQEYGFQIILVGDTEKITAELGSFPRDKIELVHTKEVIAMDEHPASSVRKKKGSSIVQANLLVKEGSAQAVVSAGSTGAAMAASLLYLGRIKGIDRPAIASVLPTMKGGTVLLDVGANVDCKPQYLLQFAIMGNLYASKILGIIKPRVGLLNIGEEETKGNELTLAAFPLLRQSGIDFIGNVEGREVFSGDIDVIVCDGFVGNIVLKTSEGLAMALKSMIKQEISCSITAKLGILLTLPSLKRFRQRIDYTEYGGAPLLGINGISVISHGSSTAKAIKNAIRVAADAVENGLVSSIRADIEKGQDTKGVEYSEEV, encoded by the coding sequence ATGAAAATAGCTGTTGACGCTATGGGAGGAGATTTTGCTCCGCGTGAAATTGTCCAGGGTGCTGTGCAAGCCGTGCAGGAGTATGGCTTTCAGATTATTTTGGTCGGTGACACAGAAAAGATAACAGCTGAGCTGGGTTCTTTTCCACGGGACAAAATTGAACTTGTACATACTAAAGAGGTTATCGCAATGGATGAACACCCGGCCTCTTCTGTAAGAAAAAAGAAAGGTTCTTCAATTGTTCAGGCAAACCTGCTGGTAAAAGAGGGCAGTGCGCAGGCTGTTGTTTCTGCCGGCAGTACCGGTGCGGCTATGGCTGCCTCTTTATTGTATCTGGGCAGGATAAAAGGTATTGATCGACCGGCTATAGCCAGCGTACTGCCAACTATGAAAGGAGGCACTGTGCTTTTAGATGTCGGTGCCAATGTCGATTGTAAACCCCAGTACTTATTGCAGTTTGCAATAATGGGTAATCTTTATGCAAGTAAAATTTTAGGTATAATAAAACCGCGTGTCGGATTGCTAAATATCGGTGAGGAGGAAACCAAAGGAAACGAATTGACTTTAGCTGCATTTCCTTTACTGCGTCAATCAGGTATTGATTTTATCGGAAATGTTGAGGGACGGGAAGTATTTAGCGGTGATATTGATGTGATAGTTTGTGACGGCTTTGTAGGTAATATTGTTTTGAAGACATCAGAAGGCCTGGCTATGGCATTAAAGAGTATGATTAAACAGGAGATATCCTGTAGTATTACGGCTAAGCTGGGGATACTGCTGACTTTACCATCTCTCAAAAGATTCAGACAGCGTATTGATTATACTGAGTATGGAGGTGCGCCTCTCCTTGGAATTAATGGTATCTCCGTAATCAGTCATGGCAGTTCTACGGCTAAAGCTATCAAGAATGCCATTAGGGTTGCGGCAGATGCTGTAGAAAACGGTTTGGTGTCATCTATCAGGGCTGATATTGAAAAGGGTCAGGATACTAAGGGGGTAGAGTACAGTGAAGAAGTATAA
- a CDS encoding beta-ketoacyl-ACP synthase III, giving the protein MKKYNAGIVGLGTYVPERILTNIELESSLETSDEWILSRTGIKERRIAAPEQAASDLALAAASAALENARVSASEVDLIICATLTPDMFFPATGCIVQDRLGAKKAAAFDLEAGCSGFIYGLSVAQAFIASGIYKTVLVIGTDVMSRIVNWRDRGTCVLFGDGAGAVVLKPVEQDQGILSVHLGADGSGAGTLLVPAGGSRMPLSQEVLDLNLQFIQMSGGDVFKFAVIAMCNATKHVLAGVGLETEDLGMLVPHQANTRIIESAAKRLKLPMDKVVVTVDRYGNNSTASVPLALKEAVDDGRIKNGQNVVLVGFGAGLTWGAVLIRWVL; this is encoded by the coding sequence GTGAAGAAGTATAATGCCGGTATTGTCGGTCTGGGCACTTATGTGCCGGAACGTATTCTCACTAATATAGAACTGGAGAGTAGTTTGGAAACTAGTGATGAGTGGATTCTCAGCAGAACAGGAATCAAAGAGCGCCGGATTGCCGCTCCAGAGCAGGCTGCATCGGATTTGGCTTTGGCAGCTGCCAGTGCCGCACTGGAAAATGCCAGAGTTTCTGCCAGCGAAGTTGATTTGATTATATGCGCTACTCTTACCCCCGATATGTTTTTCCCTGCCACCGGTTGCATAGTACAGGATCGATTGGGTGCTAAAAAGGCTGCCGCTTTTGATCTTGAGGCTGGCTGCAGTGGGTTTATTTACGGTTTGTCTGTAGCACAGGCATTTATCGCAAGTGGAATATACAAGACTGTTTTGGTGATAGGAACAGATGTGATGTCCAGAATAGTCAATTGGCGGGATCGTGGTACCTGCGTGCTTTTTGGTGACGGAGCGGGAGCTGTTGTCCTCAAACCGGTGGAGCAGGACCAAGGTATTTTATCGGTTCATTTGGGGGCTGACGGTTCAGGTGCAGGTACTTTGCTGGTTCCTGCCGGAGGGTCGCGCATGCCTTTATCTCAAGAAGTTCTTGATCTCAATTTGCAGTTTATACAAATGAGTGGTGGGGACGTATTCAAATTTGCAGTAATAGCCATGTGTAATGCAACCAAGCATGTACTGGCGGGAGTAGGCTTGGAGACCGAGGATCTGGGTATGCTGGTACCTCATCAGGCCAACACAAGAATTATTGAATCAGCGGCTAAACGTTTAAAATTGCCTATGGATAAAGTGGTTGTCACTGTAGACCGTTATGGTAACAATTCTACGGCTTCTGTCCCTCTGGCACTGAAAGAGGCTGTTGACGACGGTAGAATTAAGAACGGGCAGAATGTTGTTCTAGTGGGTTTCGGTGCCGGTCTTACCTGGGGTGCGGTGCTTATTCGTTGGGTGTTGTAG
- the fabK gene encoding enoyl-[acyl-carrier-protein] reductase FabK, with product MIHTKLCDLLGIEYPILQGGMAWVSTAELAAAVSEAGGLGIIASGQAPPDWLKEQIRKAKILTGKPFGINVMLLSPYAEEVLNIIRAERVAVVTTGAGNPGKYVPWLQEVGTKVIPVVASVALAKRLVRNGVDAIIAEGVESGGHVGDLTTMALVPQVVDAVDVPVIAAGGIFNGRGLAAALSLGAVGVQMGTRFMCATECTVHNNIKEVILKAKDRDTVVTGKPTGHPVRVIRNKLVRQFEELEGRGAPAEEFEKLGVGRLKAAMVDGDVQFGSVMAGQVSAMVRQIESAQDIVQDVIAGAEKVLRHLYEGGVIK from the coding sequence TTGATTCATACCAAGTTATGTGATTTATTGGGTATAGAATATCCTATATTGCAGGGAGGTATGGCCTGGGTTTCTACTGCTGAATTGGCTGCTGCTGTGTCTGAGGCAGGAGGCTTGGGAATTATCGCTTCCGGGCAGGCTCCGCCCGATTGGTTGAAAGAACAGATCCGTAAAGCGAAAATCTTAACCGGCAAACCTTTCGGGATAAATGTTATGTTGTTATCTCCTTACGCTGAGGAAGTTTTAAATATCATTAGAGCAGAACGGGTGGCCGTTGTGACAACAGGTGCCGGCAACCCGGGAAAATATGTCCCCTGGCTGCAGGAAGTAGGGACCAAAGTGATTCCGGTAGTGGCTTCTGTAGCACTGGCTAAAAGACTTGTCAGAAACGGTGTGGATGCAATAATTGCCGAGGGAGTTGAATCAGGAGGACACGTGGGTGATTTAACTACCATGGCATTAGTACCTCAGGTGGTGGATGCTGTAGATGTTCCGGTTATTGCTGCCGGCGGTATTTTTAACGGCAGGGGTTTGGCTGCTGCCTTAAGTCTGGGGGCTGTTGGTGTGCAGATGGGCACCCGTTTTATGTGCGCAACTGAATGTACTGTGCATAATAATATTAAGGAAGTTATTTTAAAGGCTAAGGACAGAGATACTGTTGTTACAGGTAAGCCGACAGGACATCCTGTCCGGGTTATTAGGAATAAGCTGGTAAGGCAGTTTGAGGAGTTGGAAGGTCGTGGTGCCCCGGCTGAGGAATTTGAAAAGCTTGGTGTAGGTCGGTTGAAGGCTGCTATGGTGGACGGGGATGTGCAATTTGGCTCAGTTATGGCCGGTCAGGTATCGGCTATGGTGCGGCAAATTGAGTCAGCCCAGGATATTGTGCAGGATGTTATAGCTGGTGCTGAAAAGGTCTTGCGCCATTTGTACGAAGGAGGGGTGATCAAGTAA